From the Actinomadura luzonensis genome, the window AGTTCCTCGCCGCCAAGCGGCTGCGGGTGAGCCGGTTCCTCGGGCGGGGGCGCACGTTCACCCCGGAGGAGGCGGACATGATCCTCGACTCGCCGGCCGGGCAGCAGCTCCTGCAGATGATGAAGTACTCGGCGGTCGGCGACCCGGCCGAGGTCAAGGAGTACGTGGACCGCTTCGCCGCGCACGCCCGCGCCGACGAGCTGATCGTCGCCTTCGCCGCGCCCGACCGCAAGGTGTGGCTGCGCTCGGCCGAGCTGCTGGCGCAGGCCTACGGGCTCTGACGTTTGTCGTGCTTGTCCTGCTTGTCGTGCTTGTCATCGGGACGGGGGCGCGTGCCGACCGCGTACGGGCCGGTGGTCTCGGAGATCGGCACCGGTGACAGCCCGGCCGCGACGAGCTGGGTGCGCAACGCGACCACCGTGCGCTCCAGGGCGCGGATCTGCGCCTGGAGCCGGCGGATGTGGTCGCGCATCGCCGTCGAGCTGCTCTGCTCGGCCAGCAGGTCGGCGCTGAGCTGGGACGACTGGGTGTGCACGCGCTCCATCTGCCGTTCGAGCTGGCTGAGCGCGTCCTCGTAGATGCTCTTGGCGCGGAGGAACGCCTCCGCGTCCACTTTCGACCGCTCCAGCTCCGCCTGACGCTCGGCCTGGAGCAGCGCGGTCTGCTGGGTCTTCTTGTTGGCGTCGGTCGCGGACCGGAAGGCCAGGTACGCCACTCCGAGCGGGACCGCGCCGATGGCGATCTGGACGAGCACGTCAGCGATACCGGACATCTCGGCCTCCTCCCAAGGGCCGGATGACGCCGGTGTAGGTGATGCCGTCGTCGGTGTGCCAGGCGTTGATCGTGAGCGAGATCGGGAACTCGGTGCCGTCGCGGCGCAGCCCCACCAGGGGGATGACCTCGCCCGCCAGGTCCGACTTGCCGTTGACGCGTACCCGGATCAGCCCCTCGTCGTGCTGGGAGCGGAAGCGGGCCGGCATGAGGACCGTCAGCGGCTGGCCGACGGCCTCGTCCGTGCTCCACCCGAACAACCTCTTGGCCTGCGGGTTCCACGACAGGATGGTGCCGGAGGCGTCGGCGACGACGACGGCCGCGCCCTCCGCGCCGGGCAGCCGGGTCACGTGCGCCGCCTCCGGCCACGTGGCGATCAACGCGATCCAGCCGCCGAAGGCCAGCCAGACCGCCCCGGCCACCCAGCCGCGCGGATTCTGTCCTGTGAAGGTGGAGGACAGGAAGATCAATCCGTACAGCAGGACCAGGGCGGTGGCGGCGGCGAAGGCGATCCTGTCGGACCGCATGAACGTCTGCACGAGGCATAACACGCCGAGGGCGAACCAGGCGACGGCCCAGACGGCCAGCGGGGCGAGCGAGGCCAGCACGCGGAAGCCCGGTGTGGCGAGCTGCTCGGGGCCGGCGATCACCAGGGAGGCGCCGATCACCAAACTGAGCAGCCCGACGAACGCCAGCGACGCCCCACGCCGCCCGATCCTGCGCAGCCACCGGGCCGCCAGCTCGTCACCCACGGTGGCAAGACTAATGCATTGCGTTAGCGGTCAGCCGGGAGAGAAACAATTTCGCCTTCTTCGTCTTCTTTTCGGGTGACCCTTTAGCCGCGTCATTTCAGCGCTCACGCAAACGTTTGTGGGGTGCGCGACGCGGCCCGGTCGTCGCGCCTGACGACCGGCACGTATCCGCCTCTGGCCCGCCCCTCCCCGGCCATGATCGTGAAGTCGCACGTGGGGAACCGTTTGTCCACGACCGCCACCACGGCGCCGCCCGCCCGCGCCACGAACCCCAGCCACGCGAACCGCCCGTCGGCCTCGTCGCGGTGCCCGATGCCCTCCACCATGAGCCGGAACCGGCCCGGCCCCTCGATGAGGCAGAACGTCACGCCAGGCGTGATCTCATAGCCCGGACAAGCCGCCGGTCTGCCATTTCCGACCAGCCGGAACCGGGGGAGCTGCACGACGGGCTCGGGCGAATACAGCACCATCGCGGGCAGGGCGCCGCCGAAACAGCGGACGTCCTCGCGGGGGATCCAGGACGGCACTCCCCGAGTATGCCATCCGTGACCGGACGGTCACGCTGCGAGAGTAAACGGTTATGGCGGGCCGCCGAGGTCGACCGCGCGGGCCCAGGACGGCGGCCCGTCCGGCACCCGGTCAGGGTCGTCCTCGTCCCATGACCGGCCGGCCCGCCCCCGAGGGAACAGGCCGACGACGGTCCGGCACGGCGGGCGTACCTGGGGCCAGGGCGTCTGCCCGTCGGTGAGCGCCACGACGACGTCCGGCGCCGGCCGGGCGCGCAGCGCCCGCGCGAACCCCCGCCGCAGGTCCGTCCCGCCGCCGCCCACCAGCGTGATCCCCTCGGCCCGGCACAGCGGCCCCACCACCCGGGCCGCCGCGTCGCACGACAACACGCTGACCAGCTCCCGCCGGCCGCCCACGGCGGCGACGATCGCGGCGACCTCCAGCAGCGCGGTGCCCAGCTCGGCGTCACTGACCGAGCCGGAGGTGTCGACGATCACGGCGACCCGGGGCGGCCTCCGGCGCAGGCTCGGCAGCACGACCCCCGGCAGGCAGGCCGACCGCCGCGACGGCCGGCCGTAGGTGTAGTCCTCGCCCGCGCCCGGCCCGGACACGGCCGCCCGGATCGCCGCGCCCAGCAGCTCCCGCCACGGCTGCGGCGGGTGGAACGCCTCCTCCGCCCAGCGGCGCCACCCCTGCGGGACGCTGCCGGGACGGCCGGTGATGCCCTGCGCCACCCGGAACCTGACCGCGTCCCGTTCCTGCTCGGTGAGGCCGTTCGCGCCACCGGGGCCGAGGTCCCACGCCCGTTCCAGCCCGTCGGCGCCGCTGCCGCAGTCCAGCCAGACCAGGCCCTGCGTGTACGGCCCGAGCCGGAACAGCCGCAGGTAGTCCTCCATCAGCTCGCCCTCGGGCAGCCCCAGCGTCGCCGGCTCGACCGCGCCCTCCGGCCGGGCCAGCCCGTCGCCGAACACGTCGTCGTTGATCTCCAGGTCGGCGGCGATGTTCATGCGCAGCCGGTCGCCCCGCCCGGTCAGCCCGCTTTCCCCGGCGACCCGGTCGCTGCGTCCGTGGTGGTCGCGCAGCAGGTGGGAGACCTCGTGGACCCACACCCCCGCCAGCTCCTCGACGGGCGTGCGCGCGACGAAGGCCGGGGAGACGTAGCAGCGCCAGTGCCGGTCCACGGCCATCGTCGGCACCTGCCGCGACTCGACCGGGTGCAGCGCGAACAGCGCGGTGGCCAGGTAGGGCCGGGCCCGGGCGGCGTGCAGCCGCGCGGCGAACAACTTCTCGCTGTCCAGCGTCCCCGCCGTCATCGGCCTCGCCCCGAGGCGGCCACGCGCGCCGCCGCCCGGTCGGCCCGCCTGCTCAGGGACACGATCCCGGCGACCCGCTCGATCGCGGGCGGGATGTCCCAGCCGGCCTGCCGCAGCGCCGCGAGCGTGGACGCGGGCACGACCACCAGGTCCGGCGGACCGCTCTCCAGCGCCCGGCCCAGCAGCACCCACGCCGCGTCCCAGCGGGCCTGGTCGGGCCGCCGCCGCACCGCCTCCACCACGCCGTCGAGCACGGCCTGCCGCAGGTCACCGCGCTCCGGCAGCTCGGCCGCCGCCGGGTCGGCCAGCACCGCCTCAGGGTCGGGCAGGTCCATCCGGTCCATGGCGGCCAGCAGCTCCAGCCCGGGACCGTCCCCCACCGTGCCTCTGACCAGCATGGACAGCACCTCCCGCGATGTGCCCGCCGCCGTCGCGAAGGCGACCAGCCGCAACGCCATCTCCCAGCTCCTCGGCGAGGGCCACGGCCCGCCCCGGCGGGCCTCGTTGTCCGGCAGCAGGTGCACGAGAGCGGGACGCGCGGCGAGCAGCCCGCACACCGCCCGCCGCGCGAACGCCACGGCCTCAGGCACCCGGTCCTGGTCGAGGCGCGGCAGCGAGGCGCGCGGCCAGGTGCCGCCCAGCCCCCGCACCACCACGTCGTGGTCATGCTTCCACTGCAGGTGGACGAAGCGGTTGGCCAGGGGCGGGCTCAGCTCCCAGCCGTCGGCGGCGGACGAGCGCGGGTTGGCCGCCGCGACGATCCGCACCCCGGCGGGCAGCCGCAGGGCGCCGACCCGCCGCTCCAGCACCAGCCGGAGGAGCGCGGCCTGCACCGCCGGCGGCGCCGTGGACAGCTCGTCCAGGAACAGCAGCCCCCGCCCGGCCCGCGCGAGCCGCACCGCCCAGTCCGGCGGGGCCATCGGGACGCCCTGCGCCGCCGGGTCGTCGCCGATCACCGGCAGCCCGGAGAAGTCGGACGGCTCGTGCACGCTCGCGATCACCGTGGTCAGCGGCAGGCCGAGGGAGCCGGCGAGCTGCGTCAGCGCGGCGGTCTTGCCGATCCCCGGCTCGCCCCACAACAACACCGGCAGGTCGGCGGCGACGGCCAGGGTCAGCGCCTCCAGCTGCGGATCGGCGCGCGGCTCGGTCGCGGTGTCGCCGAGCAGGGCGATCAGCTCCGCGGCCACCTCCAGCGGACTTTCGGACACGACGGACACGACGCATACGGACATGGCATCACCTTCAGGGGTCGAGGTTCGTGGTTAGTGGGTTCCGGCGTGGTGACCGGTCAACGGGACATGGCGTGGCGCGGGCGCCCACGGCCGGGGACGCGCTCAGGAGATCGCCGGACGGCGCGGGGGCCCTGCCCGGCGTCGTCCAGCCCCGCACGGAACAGCCCGTGGGCGACCCGCCGCCGCGCCGCCGCCTCCAGCTCGTCCCGCAGCCGGCCGCCGGGCACGGACGCGCCGGGTCCGAGCAGCCGCTCGACGGCCGCCAACGCGCCGTCCACGTCCCCGTGCCGCAGCCGCGCGCGGACGTCGTCGAGCGCGGCGGGATCCCGGTGCGCCTCGTGGATCACCCGCAGGCAGGGCATCGGGACGCCGCCGAGCGCCGCCAGCAGCTCCTCGCGCCGCACCTCGCCGGGGTCGTGGTCGAGCGGTACGAGGACGCCGTCCACCAGGCCGAGGCGGTGCCGCTCGCCCCGGCACTCGACCGTCCACGGCTCGCCGGCGTCCCCGGGCGTCCCGCCGGCCGGGTGGCCGGGCGCCAGCACGGACGCGACCAGCGGATGCAGCCGTTCCACGGGGATCAGCCCGGCCCGCAGCAGCGCCAGGTCGGGCAGCGCCCACGTCGCCGCGTCGGGCAACACCGGCACTCCGGCCGTACCGCGCCCGCCCCGGACGGCGGTGACCCGCACAGCCGGCCCTCCGCCGATCGGCCCTCCGTCGATCGGCCCTCCGCCGGCCGTCCCCTCGCCGGCTGGCTCCAGCACCAGGCGCCGCCGGCCGCCGAGCCGGACGGCGACCGGGCCGTCGTCGTCCCGGCCTTCGGCGCGCAGCAGCAGCCTCGCCTCGGCCGCCCACCGGTCCACGGCCCAGCCGCGGCCGTCGTCCACGTTCCCGGCCCGTTCACGCAGCTCACCGGCCCTGCGGACGTCCCAGAGATGGCGGTGCAGGTCGAGCCGGAAGCACCGGTGCGGACGGGGATGCGGATGCGCCGCCGCGCCCCCGTCCCACAGCGCCACGCTGATCCGCTGCCCGCCGGCCGCCCGCGCCGGAGGCGTACGGGCCACCAGCCACACCCCCGGCAGGTACCGGGCGAGCGGGACGGTCAGCCCCGGCCGCAGCAGCCCGTCGGGCGCGATCCGCGGCAGGTGCCAGCGCAGCAGGTCAGGAGCCAGATGCCGGAGGTCGTCCCGCAGTCGCGCGGCCATCTCGTGCCCGTGGGCGCGGGCCGCGGAACGCGGGTGGAGATCGACGTCGACGCGCGCCGCGGCGCACGCCCCCGCCCAGTCACCGACGGCGCGGCGAGCGGCGGCACGTTCGATCATGGAAGGCGGCACGGCGAACTCGCGCACACGCCGCCAGAACAGAAGGCGGGATTCCTCGTTCGCGGTCATGGAGCGCATCAGCACTCACCTTGCGCGAACGGAACCCCCAATCCACTGCAGGAGTTGTTCATCACGATCAGCATACATCCGACATAGGCTGCCTGCCGTGACCGAAACGACGGTGTCCGAAGTGCTCGCCGAGCTCGCCGCCCTGGAGGACCCGAAGATCCGCCAGGTGAACGAGAAACACGGCGACGACCACGGCGTCAACCTCGGCAAGCTGCGCGCGCTCGCGAAGCGGCTGAAGACGCAGCAGGACCTCGCCCGCCGGCTCTGGCGGACCGGCGACACCGCGGCCCGCCTGCTGTCCCTGCTGATCTGCCGCCCGAAGGCGTTCGAACGCGACGAGCTGGACGCCATGCTGCGCGAGGCCCGCGCGCCCAAGGTGCACGACTGGCTCGTGAACTACGTGGTGAAGAAGAGCCCGCACGCCGAGGCGCTGCGCATGGCCTGGTCGGCCGACCCCGACCCGGTGGTCGCGAGCGCCGGCTGGGCGCTCACCACCGACCGGGTCGCGAAGAAGCCCGACGGCCTCGACCTCGCCGGCCTGCTGGACGTCATCGAGTCGGAGCTGCGAGCCGCTCCTGACCGCCTGCAATGGGCGATGAACCACTGCCTGGCCCAGATCGGCATCGAGCACGCCGCGCACCGCGCCCGGGCGATCGCCATCGGCGAGCGGCTGCAGGTGCTCAAGGACTACCCGACCCCGCCCGGCTGCACGTCCCCGTACGCGCCCACCTGGATCGCCGAGATGGTGCGCCGCCAGGACGACAAGGGGAGCTGACCCCGCCGCCTGACGTCGCAGTGCTCGCCGATCGGGGTCTTTCGGCCCTGCTCGGCGGGCGGCGGCAGGCGTACACCGGGGGCATGGCCGGTCCGCCCCGGCGGCAGGAGGAGATCACGATGACCGTCCACGACCAGGCCGCGCGCCACCACCTGATGACGGAGTGCGGACGCGAGATCGTCGTCGGCCGGTTGCCCTTCGGCGGCGGCGCGCACCCGGCCGGCCGGGTGACGCTCGACGTCGGCCTCCGCGACTACGACCGCGACGAGGCGTGGCTCAGCCTCACGGCGGCCGAGAGCCGCCGCCTCGCCGCGCACCTGCTGGCCCAGGCCGCCGCCGTCGAGCGCCGGGCCACGCCGCCGGCGGAGGTCATCGAGGTCGCCCACGCCGGGGGCGAGGCGTACGCGATCGCCGTCCGGCAGCACCCCCTGCTCTGCGACCAGGGCCCCGACCTCGACGGCGACGACAGCGCCGGCACGCCGACCGAGCTGTTCGTGGCCTCGCTGGCCGCCTGCGCGGCCTTCTACGCGGGCCGCTACCTGGACCGGCACGGGCTGCCGCGCGACGGCCTGCGGGTGACGGCCGGCTACATCCTGGCCGCCGACCGGCCCGCCCGCGTGGCCGAGATCCGCCTGCGGGTGTCCGCGCCGGGGGTGCCGGAGCAGCGCCGGGCGGGCCTGCTGGCGGTCGCCTCGCACTGCACGGTGCACAACTCGTTGCGGCAGCCGCCCGAGGTCACCGTCGAGCTGGCCTGACCGGCAGGGGAAAAGGGACGATCGCCCGAAAGCTCCGGGACCTTTCCCGCTGCTCCACAAGGCGGGCGCGAGCGAGGCTGGAGGGTGGCCGTCTGGAGCGAGCGGCCCCGGGCCGGCCTGCCGGCGGAAGGCGCACGACGACCGACGGCCGTCACGCCCCGCCGGCGGCCGCTACCGGCGCCGCGACTGCGCCCTTACGGAGGCTGCCATGTCCGAACGTACGGAACTGTCCTTCGACTCCGGCGGCGTCCGCTGCGCCGCCGACCTCTACCTGCCCGCCGAGGCCGCCGCCGGGCCGGTGCCGTGCGTGGTGATCGCCCAGGTGCCGATGATCGACGGCCTGCGCCGCGGCCGCACCCTGCGCCGGCGGCTGAGCCCGGAGGTCACCGCACGCACGCTCGGCTTCACCGCCGCGGCCGTCCGCGACCTGCTGCGGGCCCGGCGCGGCGAGCCGCCGTACTACGTGCCGGTCGTCGCCCCGCCCGGCCGGGTGGCGGTCTTCACCGAGCCGGACGCCCGGGCCGCCTTCGAGGCGCTGGGCGGCGAGGCGTGCGGCTGGCGCAACCAGCTCGCTCCCCGCTTCGTCCTCGACCTGCCCCGCTACGTCCGGGGCACCGCCGAACGCCTGGCCATGCCGCTGCTCATGATCGTGGCCGACCGCGACCTGCAGGCCTCACCCCGCTTCGCCGCCGCCGTCGCCGCCCGCGCCCCGTACGCCGACCTCCGTCACTACCCGCTCGGCCACTTCGACGTCTACACCGGCACGCCCTTCGAGCAGATCAGCGCCGTGCAGGCCGCCTTCCTCCGCACCCACCTGCTCACCGGCACACCACGCCCCGCGCCGGAACCGCTCACACCGATGCCCGGTGCCGCATGAGCCCCGGAAACGCCGAAGGCCCGTCATCAGTGTTCCCACTGGTGACGGGCCTTCGCGTGGTGCGCGGCCGGAGGTACTCGAAACCCCAACCTTCTGATCCGTAGTCAGATGCTCTATCCATTGAGCTACGGCCGCTCGCTGCGTAAGCAAGCATAGCGGGTTTTGGGTAGTGCCTCGAACCATAAACGCGATCTCGGCGGCGGCGGGCGGGTCGTCGCAGGTCAGCGCGGGTGTACGGGCCGATTCACGGGGTGGGGTACGCCGAAGGGTGTAGGGGGAGGCCGGTCTTGTGGAGGAGGGTGGGCGGGGGGTGAGGTGGTGGGATGGGGGCATGAGGCGGGCGGCGTTGGGGGCCGGGCTGGCGTTCGTGGTGGGGGTGTTGCTCATCGCGGGCGGGGCGCGGCTGGAGCGGGGGGTGCCGGACTGGGTGCTGGCCGGGCCGCTGGCCGTCGCGTGCGCCGGGGTGGTGGTGCGGCGGCGGGCGCCGGTCGGGTCGCTGGGGCTCGGGGTCGTCGCGGTCGGGCTGGACGCGGTCGTGGGGCCGTCGCTGGGGACGGTGCTGGTGTTCACCGACAACCTGTACGCGGCCGCGCTCTACGGGCCGGCGCGGCTGGCGCGCGGGCTGCTCATGGCGACGGCGGTGCTGGCGGTCGCCGGCGGGGCCGGGGCCGGGTTCTGGGCGGCGGACTGGCGGCGGCCGGCGGTCATCGGGGTGCAGGCGGCGCTGGTGCTGGTGACGCCGGTCATGACGGCGCTCGTGGTGCGGGAGCAGCGGGACCGGGCGGGGGCGGAGCGGCTACGGGCCGAGCAGGTGGCGCGGCTGGCGGAGCTGGACCGGCGGGCGGCCATCAGCGCGGAGCGGACGCGGATGGCCCGGGAGCTGCATGACATGATCGCGAACCACTTCAGCGCCATCGCCATCCAGTCCACGGCCGCTTTGTCGCGGGCGGACCTGGATCCGGGGACGGTGCGGAAGGTCATGGAGTCCGTGCGGGAGAACAGCGTCAAGGGGATGGCGGAGATGCGGGCCATGATCGGGCTGCTGCGGCAGGAGGACGGCGAGCCGGATCAGGGGGACGGCGGCCCCGGGCAGGGCGATGGCGGCTTCCGCGGGGAGGTCGGGGAGGGGGAGGCGACGCGGCCCCGGCTCGCCGACGTGGAGACGCTGGTCGAGCGGGTGACGGCGGCCGGCATGGAGGCCGGGCTGCGGGTCGAGGGGGTGGCGCGGGAGGTGCCGGCGGCGGTGGATCTGGCGGGGTACCGGATCGTGCAGGAGGCGCTGACCAACGCGCTCAAGCACGGCCGGTCGCCGGTGGAGGTCGTGGTCGCGTACGAGCCGGATCGGGTGGTGCTGCGGGTGTGGAACGCCCTGGGCGGGAAGCGGACGGGCCTGCCGGGGGCGGGGGCCGGGCTGGTGGGGATGCGGGAGCGGGCGGCCCTGGTGGGCGGCGACGTGCAAGCCGGTGAGGACGCAGAGCGGGGAGGGTGGCGGGTGGTGGCGGCGTTGCCGACCGAGGACGAGCGCGCCGACACCAGCCCGGGCGGGCCGGGCGGGCCGGGCGGGCTGGGCGGGTTCTCGTCCCAGGTCGTCGGCCTGATGTTCCCGAGGGAGACGGGCTCGTGAGCGGGCGGCCGCGGATCCGGGTGCTGGTGGCCGACGACCACGCGGCCGTCCGGGCCGGGATCGTGCTGATCCTCGGCGGCGTCCCCGACGTCGAGGTCGTCGGCGAGGCCGCGGACGGCGAGCAGGCCGTGACCATGGCCCGCGAGCTGCGCCCCGACGTCGTGCTCATGGACGTCCGGATGCCGCGGCTCGACGGCATCTCGGCGGCCCGCGAGCTGGCGGGCGTCAGCGACGTGCTGATCCTGACGACGTTCGACCTCGACGAGTACGTCTTCGGCGCCCTCCGCGCCGGCGCCGCCGGGTTCCTGCTGAAGAACACCGACGCCGAGTCCCTGGTCGAGGCGGTGCGCCTGGTCGCCCGCGGGGACGGCCTGATCTCGCCGTCCGTCACCCGCAAGCTGATCGCCGCGTTCGCGACCCGGCCGGAGCCGCGGCCCAGGGACCGCGAGCCGGAGGGGCTGACGCCCCGCGAGCGCGAGGTGCTGGCCTGCATCGGCCGCGGCCTGTCGAACGCCGAGATCGCCAAGGAGCTGGACATGGCCGAGGCGACGACCAAGACGCACGTCAGCCGCGTCCTCGGCAAGCTGGGGCTGAAGAGCCGTGTCCAGGCGGCCATTTACTACTCAGAGGGCACTTAGGACCGTAATGTGTCCGGGGTGAGCAACCCACCACCGCCGTTCCCGCCGCCACCGCCGCCGGGGCGGGAGCCGCGGAACACGGGACTGATCGTCGGGCTGGCGTTCGCCGGCGTCTTCGGCTACCTCCTCGTCAACCTGATCGTCGGCATCGTCGCGCTCAGCGTGCAGCACACCGCCGCGATCGTGGTGGCGGCGGTGTTCCTGGCGTCGCTGGGGCTGGGCGCGGGGGTGACGTTCCTGCTGCTGCGCAAGTCGTGGTCGATCGGGCTCGGGCTCGGGCTGATGCTGGGGTGGGCGCTCGCGTCGATCGTGTCGGCGGGCTTCTGCACGGGGCTCAACCCGGGCCTGTACTCCTGACCCGCGCCGACCGCGATGCCCCCCTACCATGAGATCTTCGTCGGGCTCGGCGTGCTCGCCGCCTCCGTCGTCTTCGTCCGCGAGGCGCGCCGCCGCGGCGCGCTCAACGAGCACTCCCTGATGGCCGTGACCGGCGCGCTGGTCGGCGGCGCCATCGGCATGCGGCTCGCGGGCTGGCTGGAGACCCTGGACCTCAAGGACCTCTGGCTGTACGGCTCCCGCAGCATCCTCGGCGGCCTGACCGGCGCGTACGCGGGCGTCCTGGTCGCGAAGAAGCTCAGCGGCTACCGCGAGCGCACCGGCGACCTGTTCGCCCCCGCGGTCGCCCTCGGCATGGCGATCGGCCGCATCGGCTGCCACCTCACGGAGGCGCCGGGCCGTCCCACCGGCCTGCCCTGGGGCGTGCACGCCTCGCCGGCGACCCCCGAGTGCCCCGGCTGCCTGACCGGCCAGGCCATGCACCCGTCGTTCCTGTACGAGGTCGCCTTCCAGCTCGCCGCCTTCGCCGCGCTCATGTGGGCGCGCCGGCGGCTCACCCAGCCGGGCGAGCTGTTCACCCTCTACCTGGCCGGGTACGCCGCCTTCCGCTTCCTCGTGGAGTTCACCCGCGCGAACGAGATCCTGTGGCTCGGCCTGACCGGGCCCCAGTGGTTCCTGGCGGCCGGGCTGCCGCTGCTCGCGGCCCGGGTGACGATCGGCTGGCGGCGCGGCTACTACACACCCCTGATCCGTCGAAAGGTCATGACATGAGCGCAGGGATGGGTCTGCGGGGCGACCGCATCCTCAGGTACGTCAACGCCTTCTGCCCGCACTGCCACGACGACGGCCGCGACCTCGACCGCGTCGAACGGCTCAGCGGCTACCTGGCCGAGCGCGACGGCCGCGTGTGGCTGGAGCGCGGCTGCCGGGCGCACGGCCTGGTCCGCACCCTGTACGACGAGGACCCGGAGATCCTCGCGTACCTGGAGGAATGGACCGCTCCCACCAAGCAGCACGTCCCGGACGTCCGCGGCAACTTCGCGCCGATCCCGCTCGCCTACCTCGACGGCCTCCCCGAGCTGCAGACCCAGCACACCTGCATCCTCCTGGAGGACATCGCCGAGACCTGCAACCTGCGCTGCCCCACCTGCTTCGCCGACAGTTCGCCCGACCTGTCCGGCGTCGTCCCCGTCCCCGACGTCCTCGCCAACGTCGACCAGCGCCTGGAACGGGAGAACGGCAGGCTCGACGTCCTGATGCTGAGCGGCGGCGAGCCCACCCTGCACCCCGAGCTGAAGACGCTGCTCGCCGAGCTGTCCGCGCGGCCGGTCACCCGCATCCTCATCAACACCAACGGCGTGCTGATCGCCAGGGACGACTCCCTCCTCGACCTGCTCACCGAGCACCGCGAGCGGGTGGAGGTCTACCTCCAGTACGACGGCGTCTCGGCCGCGGCCTCCAAGCACCACCGCGGCGGCGACCTGCGCCACCTCAAGGCCCAGGCCCTGACCCGGCTGTCGGAGCGGGAGATCTTCACCACGCTGGTCATGACGGCCGCGCTGGGCGTC encodes:
- a CDS encoding sensor histidine kinase; translated protein: MRRAALGAGLAFVVGVLLIAGGARLERGVPDWVLAGPLAVACAGVVVRRRAPVGSLGLGVVAVGLDAVVGPSLGTVLVFTDNLYAAALYGPARLARGLLMATAVLAVAGGAGAGFWAADWRRPAVIGVQAALVLVTPVMTALVVREQRDRAGAERLRAEQVARLAELDRRAAISAERTRMARELHDMIANHFSAIAIQSTAALSRADLDPGTVRKVMESVRENSVKGMAEMRAMIGLLRQEDGEPDQGDGGPGQGDGGFRGEVGEGEATRPRLADVETLVERVTAAGMEAGLRVEGVAREVPAAVDLAGYRIVQEALTNALKHGRSPVEVVVAYEPDRVVLRVWNALGGKRTGLPGAGAGLVGMRERAALVGGDVQAGEDAERGGWRVVAALPTEDERADTSPGGPGGPGGLGGFSSQVVGLMFPRETGS
- a CDS encoding DNA alkylation repair protein; its protein translation is MTETTVSEVLAELAALEDPKIRQVNEKHGDDHGVNLGKLRALAKRLKTQQDLARRLWRTGDTAARLLSLLICRPKAFERDELDAMLREARAPKVHDWLVNYVVKKSPHAEALRMAWSADPDPVVASAGWALTTDRVAKKPDGLDLAGLLDVIESELRAAPDRLQWAMNHCLAQIGIEHAAHRARAIAIGERLQVLKDYPTPPGCTSPYAPTWIAEMVRRQDDKGS
- a CDS encoding AAA family ATPase; this encodes MSESPLEVAAELIALLGDTATEPRADPQLEALTLAVAADLPVLLWGEPGIGKTAALTQLAGSLGLPLTTVIASVHEPSDFSGLPVIGDDPAAQGVPMAPPDWAVRLARAGRGLLFLDELSTAPPAVQAALLRLVLERRVGALRLPAGVRIVAAANPRSSAADGWELSPPLANRFVHLQWKHDHDVVVRGLGGTWPRASLPRLDQDRVPEAVAFARRAVCGLLAARPALVHLLPDNEARRGGPWPSPRSWEMALRLVAFATAAGTSREVLSMLVRGTVGDGPGLELLAAMDRMDLPDPEAVLADPAAAELPERGDLRQAVLDGVVEAVRRRPDQARWDAAWVLLGRALESGPPDLVVVPASTLAALRQAGWDIPPAIERVAGIVSLSRRADRAAARVAASGRGR
- a CDS encoding OsmC family protein, with amino-acid sequence MAGPPRRQEEITMTVHDQAARHHLMTECGREIVVGRLPFGGGAHPAGRVTLDVGLRDYDRDEAWLSLTAAESRRLAAHLLAQAAAVERRATPPAEVIEVAHAGGEAYAIAVRQHPLLCDQGPDLDGDDSAGTPTELFVASLAACAAFYAGRYLDRHGLPRDGLRVTAGYILAADRPARVAEIRLRVSAPGVPEQRRAGLLAVASHCTVHNSLRQPPEVTVELA
- a CDS encoding response regulator; this translates as MSGRPRIRVLVADDHAAVRAGIVLILGGVPDVEVVGEAADGEQAVTMARELRPDVVLMDVRMPRLDGISAARELAGVSDVLILTTFDLDEYVFGALRAGAAGFLLKNTDAESLVEAVRLVARGDGLISPSVTRKLIAAFATRPEPRPRDREPEGLTPREREVLACIGRGLSNAEIAKELDMAEATTKTHVSRVLGKLGLKSRVQAAIYYSEGT
- a CDS encoding vWA domain-containing protein; translation: MTAGTLDSEKLFAARLHAARARPYLATALFALHPVESRQVPTMAVDRHWRCYVSPAFVARTPVEELAGVWVHEVSHLLRDHHGRSDRVAGESGLTGRGDRLRMNIAADLEINDDVFGDGLARPEGAVEPATLGLPEGELMEDYLRLFRLGPYTQGLVWLDCGSGADGLERAWDLGPGGANGLTEQERDAVRFRVAQGITGRPGSVPQGWRRWAEEAFHPPQPWRELLGAAIRAAVSGPGAGEDYTYGRPSRRSACLPGVVLPSLRRRPPRVAVIVDTSGSVSDAELGTALLEVAAIVAAVGGRRELVSVLSCDAAARVVGPLCRAEGITLVGGGGTDLRRGFARALRARPAPDVVVALTDGQTPWPQVRPPCRTVVGLFPRGRAGRSWDEDDPDRVPDGPPSWARAVDLGGPP
- a CDS encoding prolipoprotein diacylglyceryl transferase, encoding MPPYHEIFVGLGVLAASVVFVREARRRGALNEHSLMAVTGALVGGAIGMRLAGWLETLDLKDLWLYGSRSILGGLTGAYAGVLVAKKLSGYRERTGDLFAPAVALGMAIGRIGCHLTEAPGRPTGLPWGVHASPATPECPGCLTGQAMHPSFLYEVAFQLAAFAALMWARRRLTQPGELFTLYLAGYAAFRFLVEFTRANEILWLGLTGPQWFLAAGLPLLAARVTIGWRRGYYTPLIRRKVMT
- a CDS encoding PAS domain S-box protein, which produces MGDELAARWLRRIGRRGASLAFVGLLSLVIGASLVIAGPEQLATPGFRVLASLAPLAVWAVAWFALGVLCLVQTFMRSDRIAFAAATALVLLYGLIFLSSTFTGQNPRGWVAGAVWLAFGGWIALIATWPEAAHVTRLPGAEGAAVVVADASGTILSWNPQAKRLFGWSTDEAVGQPLTVLMPARFRSQHDEGLIRVRVNGKSDLAGEVIPLVGLRRDGTEFPISLTINAWHTDDGITYTGVIRPLGGGRDVRYR
- a CDS encoding radical SAM protein translates to MSAGMGLRGDRILRYVNAFCPHCHDDGRDLDRVERLSGYLAERDGRVWLERGCRAHGLVRTLYDEDPEILAYLEEWTAPTKQHVPDVRGNFAPIPLAYLDGLPELQTQHTCILLEDIAETCNLRCPTCFADSSPDLSGVVPVPDVLANVDQRLERENGRLDVLMLSGGEPTLHPELKTLLAELSARPVTRILINTNGVLIARDDSLLDLLTEHRERVEVYLQYDGVSAAASKHHRGGDLRHLKAQALTRLSEREIFTTLVMTAALGVNDGEIGDVVRLALDTPYVGGVSIQPQFGSGRSAAIDPMDRLTHTGVLKRLGPQTGGLVTWRDLTALPCSHPHCCSVGYLLRDDAEQWRSLTALIGHDRLKANLGLVSNRIADSEIPRELRLAVQESLLGLLSEQSSLSHPQVGDLWRNICENCDLGISTLLTLASSALPGRRRKLRRMLAERVVRITVKPFMDVHTMIEERLTQCCVHVGTREGERDQCAPFCAVQAWPQLSRQRLSAVAR